The genomic DNA CTATTCGGTTTATGTCACTCGAAGCTTCTGTAGTCTAAGACATCAAGATTCCTTCATGTAGTTTCGTGGTCCCACGGCAgaccttctccttctcctgcaCGTAGAGCGCGAGCAGCCGCCGGAtatcctcgacctcggcctccggAAGACCCACAATCCGGTCTGGCCGAGcgtttggcggcggcaggaaGAACGGGTACGCGAATGTCTCGTCCACCGTGTCCGATGCTACTGACGGCCAATGCGATTTGTTACGGTCCGCTAACTCCGTGGCATCGAGCCCATCATCTCGGACATTCTGACTTGGCCACTCACAACAAGCCATGCGATGCCTGCTTTAAAACTATCAGTTGTCATTCCTGTTTAATGCATAAGTAGCGTCTTGTTACATCTCAGTCGGGTGTGAGATGCAAATATGCCGAAGAAACTGTGCCGTTCTCCATAGGTCATGAATACCAACCAGACCGGCCGGACAATCTCGAGACTCTCGGCGCAGAGTCAGACCGCGTGAACCAATCGGCGCCCTGGAGTAAGCGCCAGCCTGATTTTACCTGATTTCGCAGTCTTACCTTTTGATCAACACCACGTTCCCATGCCATCGACAACCATCGACAGCCATCGATCTACCGTTGGTCGCCGCCTGATGCTCATCAGCATCATTGCCCCAACATCCAGACCACTTCGACTGTTGACGACCCGCCATGGCTAGCCAcagtcggcggcgacgccgcgaAGACTTCCAGATTGCGGTCATATGCGCCCTGCCACTCGAATACGACGCCGTTGTCTTCGCCTGCGACGAGATTTGGGAGGAGGATAGAGTCGAGCTGAGAAACGCATCGGGGGACTGCAACACATACAAGACCGGCCGGATAGGAGGCCACAACGTCgttctgcttctcctccctgGTATGGGAAAGGTGaacgcggcgacggcggcggccagcctCCGATCAAGCTACACCGAGATCAAGCTGGCCATCCTGTGTGGAATCTGTGGCGGCGTGCCTGGAGTCAAGACAAGCAACGAGGTTTTCCTAGGGGACGTGGTCATCAGCAAGAGCATCGTGCAATACGACCTGGGCCGGAAGTATCCCAACCGCTTCGCCCCAAAAGACACCGTCGAAGACACCCTAGGAAGACCCAGCCAGGGTGTCCGTTCGCTTGTCGCAACTTTCCAGACGCTCCATGGCCGCAGCGACCTGCAGCGACGAGCCAGCCAGGTTCTAGAGCAGATTCAGCAAAGGGCAGCCGACGAGGGACACCAGAACCTCTACAGACGTCCTGCCGAAGCAGATCGCCTTTTTGAGCCGGACTATCTCCACCGTCATCGCAATTCTCCCAGCTGTGGCTGTAGTGAGTCGGAGGCTTGCGAAGACGCCCTGACTACTTCCTGCGAGATGCTTCAATGCGACCACTCGCGCATCATGCCCAGGATGCGCCCCATGACGCAGGCATTTGAGAAGCAGACACTAAACGACATAGCAACGCAAGAGGTTCGAGTGTTAGTCGGGCGTTTGGGATCCGCCGATACTGTGTTGAAGGCCGGATTGGACCGCGACAGAATCGCTAAAGAGCACGACCTTCTTGCTTTTGAGATGGAGGGAGCCGGCATATGGGACGTGATTCCatgcgtcgtcgtcaaggcggTATGTGACTATGCGGACAGTCATAAAAACAAGAAATGGCAGCATTTTGCTGCAGCAACAGCGGCTTCGGCGACAAAGGCACTTCTCGAGCATTACACGCACATGGACAGACATTCGGCTCCCAATTCATGGTGTAAGTAAAATAATCCAAGTACGCGATCTTTGCTAACAGGCGTCAGTTCTTGTTCCGTACAACGAAAACCCGGACTTCGTTGGGCGATCCGAAGCCCTCAATCGGATCAAACTGCTTTTTGGGCACACGGAGCAACACGCAAGCCAGTCTGCAATACCACGCTCAAGAGTTGCGCTCTATGGGCTTGGGGGTATCGGGTACTGTGGGCTGCTTCCCTTgagcctcgacgccgtctaACATCATGCAGGAAAACGCAGATCGCGCTCGCCTATACGTTCTGGTTGCACCACGCGCACCCCGATGTTTCTGTGTTTTGGGTTCACGCCAGCAACGCAGAACGATTTCGCCAAGCGTACTCCTCCATAGCTCAAGAGTGCAGCATTCCTGGACACGATGATCCCAAAGCTGACATACTGTTGCTTGTCAAAACGTGGCTAGAAAGAGGTATTCGAGGGCGGTGGCTCATGGTCATCgacaacgccgacgacacGCATCCGTTCTTCCCACCGCATTCCCTGGCTGGCAGCATTAACACAAATCCGACAACCGACACACAAGGTGGACTAGGACGCTACATCCCCGAGTGTGGACACGgatccatcatcatcacatcAAGAAACAAGCAAACTGCGTCCAGGTTTGTGCGAGGGAACTCACTCCTCGAAGTAAGAGCGATgagcgagagcgagacgGGTCAGCTACTGCACACAatgctcgacgacgagtttTCCGCCGAGGAGGCTTCGGTTCTGTCAGCTCAGCTGGAACATCTACCGCTGGCCATTGCACAAGCCGCCGCATTCATCCAAGAGAACAGCATCTCAATCGCCAAATACATCCAGCTTCTGGAGGAAAGCGACGAGAACCTGGTTGAACAACTGAGCGAGCCATTCGAAGCAGTTGGCAGAGACTCGGAGACACCACACGCACTCACAGCTACATGGATTGTTTCTTTCAATCAGATCCAGCAACAGGATGCTCTTGCTAGCGAACTTCTATCTTTTGCCTGTCTTCTAGACCGTCAAGGCATTCCCGAAGAGTTCATCGTCAGCTTCTGTAACCAGAGAAATACGGAGGTACAGCAGATCAGCGCAAGCAAAATCGCCAAGGCCCTAGGAGCACTGAAGGCGTTTTCATTAGTGTCAGAGGCAACAGACAATACCATCGATATGCATCGGCTAGTACAGCTAGTCACACGAAAATGGTTGGAAATTCATGGcagactggctggctgtgtgGAACAAGCGCTCGACATAGTGTCAGACCTATATCCCGATGGTGATCATGAGAGTCGGCAGGTCTGTCAGGACTACCTTCCTCATGCCAATGCCGTTCTTCAACACAAGGGGACTGGTTCTTGTGATGAGCGGCTTGCAAAGGCAACCCTTTTGCTGCATATGGCTGGCTATTTTCTGTATCGCGGTCAGTGGACACAGGCAGAACAGGGTGCAGCCCAATCTGTAAAGCTGCGGGATGAAATCCTTGGAAAGCAACATCCTGAAACTTTAACCAGCATGAACAACCTGGCATTAATATACTCACACCAAGGACGGCATAAGGAGGCAGAAGAGCTAGAGGTACAGGTCCTAGAGGCAAGGAAAAGGGTGCTTGGGGATGAACATCCTGGCACGCTTCTCAGCATGATAAATCTAGCATCAACATACTTACACCAAGGCCGGCTGGAGGAGGCAGAAGAGCTAGAGGTACAGGTGCTAGAGGCAAGGAAAAGGGTGCTTGGGGATGAACATCCTAACACGCTTAGCAGCATGAACAACCTAGCATCAACATACTGGAACCAAGGACGGCTGGAGGAGGCAGAAGAGCTAGAGGTACAGGTCCTAGAGGCAATGAAAAGGGTGCTTGGGGATGAACACCCTAGTACGCTTATCAGCATGATAAATCTAGCATCAACATACTTATACCAAGGCCGGCTGGAGGAGGCAGAAGAGCTAGAGGTACAGGTGCTCGAGGCAATGAAAAGGGTGCTTGGGGATGAACACCCTAGTACGCTTATCAGCATGGTAAATCTAGCATTAACATACTGGAACCAAGGCCGGCTGAAAGAGGCAGAAGAGCTAGAGGTACAGGTCCTAGAGGCAAGGAAAAGGGTGCTTGGGGATGAACATCCTAGCACGCTTCTCAGCATGGTAAATCTAGCATTAACATACTGGAACCAAGGCCGGCTGAAAGAGGCAATCCAGTTGATGCGCGACTGCgttcggcttcggcagcgCTGTCTTGGAGAGGATCATCCCGACACTATATCCTCCATTTCAACCCTTAAAAAGTGGGAGGAGGATCTTGCATAAAATCAAGACGAGATTTCAGTTGTAAAAAAAGTGAGAACTATGACTTGCGTTGTAGTCAGTTAATAGGCTTTTCATCGTTGCGTTGACTAGCAAAATTCCTATCACAACACTCTTCGTAACATTCAGTAGCGGCACCGTGATCTTAAATCCTTGAATTCAGAATGGGGGCACTGATGGGTGCAATGCACTTTCAGTTTGACTAGGAACACTGAATCAACCGACAATGATCAGCGGTCCGGTCTGGCTCCTATTTGGGACTGCCCATTGCTTCTTTCACCACTACAAGTGTGAATAAAATCAAGGCTTCAAAACGCAAGGCGTAGTTACCCATCATAGACTTTTGTGACTGCAGTGCGTCTTATACCGAGCAGTAAAAGCACGGGAAGTGTTTTGAAAAGGTTTTTTTAATTGTATCTCTTAGGTTATTAGAGTGTACTAACTCGTACCCATCCATACATCCCAATAATTAAAGAAATGGCCAGCACTTGTATCGGATCATCCGAGCCGGCACGCAGCGCCTGTTCGTCTCGTGAGTTTCTCATGATCATCgacccttttttttcccttttccccttttcAACCCTTTCCCCATGGGATTGtgggaggaagggaggggagggaacGGTTCTCACAtccaccccccttccccttgtCCACCACCGCTTTCGATTATGCCTCGACGGGCAATTATGCGGTGGAGGCCTCGAAGTCGAGAGCGGTCGACTCGTTGCCGGCCTCAGCGACGTCCTTGGCGATGTTgttgtcgagcttcttctgctcctcgGCCATCTTGGCGGCAACGTCCTTGCCCTGGGCCTGCTGAGCCTGCAGCTTCAGCATGGTGGCGGTGAGCTTGAGAACCTTGTTCTTGGTCTTGCCGCGCTGTGGGGGGGAGAAGTGTTAGCTAATTGCTGCGAgaaagagagtgagagaggggAGGTATGACGAACCTCCAGagcggcggcctcctcgccggtggcgccctcgatggcggggttgaaggcctccttctcggcacCGTTGGCGATCTGGTTGACGCTGTTGAGgaagtcgaggtcggcctcgcTGACCTGGGTCAGGTCGGTGGGCAGGCCGGagagcttgtcgagggcctcctgctcggcgtTGCCGGCAGTGCCGCCGCTGAT from Colletotrichum higginsianum IMI 349063 chromosome 3, whole genome shotgun sequence includes the following:
- a CDS encoding Rxt2-like protein, with translation MSEMMGSMPRTSDTVDETFAYPFFLPPPNARPDRIVGLPEAEVEDIRRLLALYVQEKEKVCRGTTKLHEGILMS
- a CDS encoding Kinesin light chain, with translation MASHSRRRRREDFQIAVICALPLEYDAVVFACDEIWEEDRVELRNASGDCNTYKTGRIGGHNVVLLLLPGMGKVNAATAAASLRSSYTEIKLAILCGICGGVPGVKTSNEVFLGDVVISKSIVQYDLGRKYPNRFAPKDTVEDTLGRPSQGVRSLVATFQTLHGRSDLQRRASQVLEQIQQRAADEGHQNLYRRPAEADRLFEPDYLHRHRNSPSCGCSESEACEDALTTSCEMLQCDHSRIMPRMRPMTQAFEKQTLNDIATQEVRVLVGRLGSADTVLKAGLDRDRIAKEHDLLAFEMEGAGIWDVIPCVVVKAVCDYADSHKNKKWQHFAAATAASATKALLEHYTHMDRHSAPNSWCVSSCSVQRKPGLRWAIRSPQSDQTAFWAHGATRKPVCNTTLKSCALWAWGYRVLWAASLEPRRRLTSCRKTQIALAYTFWLHHAHPDVSVFWVHASNAERFRQAYSSIAQECSIPGHDDPKADILLLVKTWLERGIRGRWLMVIDNADDTHPFFPPHSLAGSINTNPTTDTQGGLGRYIPECGHGSIIITSRNKQTASRFVRGNSLLEVRAMSESETGQLLHTMLDDEFSAEEASVLSAQLEHLPLAIAQAAAFIQENSISIAKYIQLLEESDENLVEQLSEPFEAVGRDSETPHALTATWIVSFNQIQQQDALASELLSFACLLDRQGIPEEFIVSFCNQRNTEVQQISASKIAKALGALKAFSLVSEATDNTIDMHRLVQLVTRKWLEIHGRLAGCVEQALDIVSDLYPDGDHESRQVCQDYLPHANAVLQHKGTGSCDERLAKATLLLHMAGYFLYRGQWTQAEQGAAQSVKLRDEILGKQHPETLTSMNNLALIYSHQGRHKEAEELEVQVLEARKRVLGDEHPGTLLSMINLASTYLHQGRLEEAEELEVQVLEARKRVLGDEHPNTLSSMNNLASTYWNQGRLEEAEELEVQVLEAMKRVLGDEHPSTLISMINLASTYLYQGRLEEAEELEVQVLEAMKRVLGDEHPSTLISMVNLALTYWNQGRLKEAEELEVQVLEARKRVLGDEHPSTLLSMVNLALTYWNQGRLKEAIQLMRDCVRLRQRCLGEDHPDTISSISTLKKWEEDLA
- a CDS encoding Small secreted protein is translated as MKFSLIAVGFAALAAAAPLGARQANVFSTQTFNDLSISGGTAGNAEQEALDKLSGLPTDLTQVSEADLDFLNSVNQIANGAEKEAFNPAIEGATGEEAAALERGKTKNKVLKLTATMLKLQAQQAQGKDVAAKMAEEQKKLDNNIAKDVAEAGNESTALDFEASTA